From the Streptomyces nigrescens genome, one window contains:
- a CDS encoding polymer-forming cytoskeletal protein has product MTDAPRADQGPLLTYALTTVPNPLTASPPDVKPGDEDENSYADIDLVISNSGSTPVRCSKIAIVLPVGTLAQDLALTGEGISAYVEPDSGWTVVDVQSDVLLAVPTAETAVFPAAGEAGPSKVRFSIAPQGGESEVTVDGLYLTLRRIMVSDKAGVARIEIEEWATTDGTIPDTPHTTTLDVAKFPFRSGADPAPGIGRALVALKSQGGPPATRIAANAPVRLEWHHVRGDSHELYMDDRRVTDAAIAGGSKYDVPANTVRRDTAFALKTVTPTPDGGFVVRWDHLTVCVTDQTLAQLTVSGALQADGSLTTGSTSETKFNHPVSVLNGKKLTATGELRVDGNVSAGGTAQITGKLTADGDVQVNKSFKTGTAGESVFYHNVTVYTPSKLVVGKDMQVNGSVTGSLKVTGSLNADVDVTRGGKGVLAHNDTISMSNTRYGGYLYAPAYDYDGDRGYIFRWKPGNPINNGYWKVERNSTTAEALQDLPAAEDTTTTEPPAGK; this is encoded by the coding sequence ATGACCGACGCGCCCCGAGCGGACCAGGGCCCCCTGCTCACCTATGCCCTGACGACCGTCCCCAACCCGCTCACCGCCAGCCCGCCGGACGTCAAGCCGGGCGACGAGGACGAGAACTCCTACGCCGACATCGACCTCGTCATCTCCAACAGCGGCAGCACGCCCGTACGGTGCAGCAAGATCGCCATCGTGCTGCCCGTCGGCACCCTCGCCCAGGACCTGGCACTCACGGGCGAGGGCATCTCCGCCTACGTCGAGCCCGACTCGGGCTGGACCGTCGTCGACGTACAGTCCGACGTCCTGCTCGCGGTGCCGACGGCGGAGACCGCGGTGTTCCCGGCGGCGGGCGAGGCGGGACCGTCGAAGGTGCGGTTCAGCATCGCGCCGCAGGGCGGGGAGAGCGAGGTCACCGTCGACGGGCTGTACCTCACGCTCCGCCGCATCATGGTCAGCGACAAGGCGGGCGTCGCCAGGATCGAGATCGAGGAGTGGGCGACGACGGACGGGACGATCCCCGACACGCCCCACACCACGACCCTGGACGTCGCGAAGTTCCCCTTCCGCAGTGGGGCCGACCCGGCCCCGGGTATCGGCCGCGCCCTCGTCGCCCTCAAGAGCCAGGGCGGCCCGCCGGCCACTCGCATCGCCGCGAACGCGCCGGTCCGCCTGGAGTGGCACCACGTACGGGGCGACAGCCACGAGCTGTACATGGACGACCGGCGCGTCACCGACGCCGCGATCGCGGGCGGCAGCAAGTACGACGTCCCGGCCAACACGGTGCGGCGCGACACGGCGTTCGCCCTGAAGACGGTCACGCCCACCCCGGACGGCGGCTTCGTGGTGCGCTGGGACCACCTGACCGTGTGCGTCACGGACCAGACGCTGGCCCAGCTGACGGTGAGCGGCGCCCTCCAGGCCGACGGCAGCCTGACGACGGGCAGCACGTCCGAGACGAAGTTCAACCACCCCGTCTCCGTCCTCAACGGCAAGAAGCTGACCGCGACGGGCGAACTGCGCGTCGACGGGAACGTCTCGGCCGGTGGCACGGCCCAGATCACCGGGAAGCTGACGGCGGACGGGGACGTCCAGGTCAACAAGTCCTTCAAGACGGGCACCGCCGGCGAGTCCGTCTTCTACCACAACGTCACGGTCTACACGCCGAGCAAGCTCGTCGTCGGCAAGGACATGCAGGTCAACGGAAGCGTCACCGGCTCGCTCAAGGTCACGGGCTCGCTGAACGCCGACGTCGACGTCACCCGGGGCGGCAAGGGCGTCCTTGCCCACAACGACACGATCAGCATGAGCAACACGCGGTACGGGGGCTACCTCTACGCACCGGCTTACGACTACGACGGCGACCGTGGATACATCTTCCGGTGGAAGCCGGGCAATCCGATCAACAATGGTTACTGGAAGGTCGAGCGGAACTCCACCACCGCGGAGGCCCTCCAGGACCTCCCGGCCGCCGAGGACACCACCACCACGGAACCCCCGGCCGGGAAGTGA